A single region of the Halodesulfovibrio aestuarii DSM 17919 = ATCC 29578 genome encodes:
- a CDS encoding amino acid ABC transporter permease has translation MDPFYTEQLLPAVNRGLLMSVVLIIPSAIMGQLLGIAVGCCRVFGNRLVQKLMDFYTSLFRGVPLMVQLFILYYGLPKIGIYLEPAEAAILGFTLCSGAYNSEYVRGALLSIREGQLKAAAALGMSKFQTVLWIVVPQAFRRALPGCGNEVIYLIKYSSLAYIITCIELTGEARGIAAQTFRFTEAFMVVGAYYLFLVTIAGWLLKKFEQRLHIPGFGVLKG, from the coding sequence GTAAACAGGGGGCTGCTAATGAGTGTAGTACTCATTATTCCCTCCGCTATTATGGGGCAATTGCTAGGCATAGCTGTTGGTTGTTGCCGCGTATTCGGTAACAGGCTTGTGCAAAAGCTGATGGACTTCTACACATCGCTTTTCCGTGGTGTACCGCTTATGGTACAGCTTTTTATTTTATATTACGGGCTGCCTAAAATCGGTATCTACTTGGAACCGGCCGAAGCAGCTATTCTTGGGTTTACTCTCTGTAGCGGAGCATACAATTCAGAATATGTGCGTGGTGCTTTGCTTTCTATCCGCGAAGGCCAGCTTAAAGCAGCAGCCGCATTAGGGATGAGTAAATTCCAGACCGTGCTTTGGATTGTCGTACCACAAGCGTTCCGTCGGGCATTGCCGGGCTGCGGTAACGAAGTGATCTATCTAATTAAATATTCCTCTCTTGCCTATATTATTACATGCATCGAATTGACTGGCGAGGCGCGCGGTATTGCAGCGCAGACCTTCCGCTTTACGGAAGCCTTTATGGTTGTGGGAGCATATTACTTGTTCCTCGTGACTATCGCAGGCTGGCTTCTCAAAAAGTTTGAGCAGCGCCTCCATATTCCGGGGTTTGGTGTTCTTAAGGGATAG